The genomic stretch CGGGATCGTCTCGGCGAAATCGTCGATGTTGACGAACACCCGCCGGCCGCGACGGCGCAGCGCATCGATCAGCTTGTTGCGCGCGATCGCGAACAGCCACGGCGCGAACGGCGCTTCCGGGTCCCAGGTCTGTCGTTTCAGGTGCACGGCCAACAGAATATCTTGCACAATGTCCTCGGATTGATCGATCGGCTGCCCGGCCCGCGCCAGCCCGCGGCGCGCACCGGCCCGCAGCACCGGCGCGACAGCCTTGAGCAGGCGGTGATACGCGCCCGTGTCCCCAGCATTCGCCGCCCGCATCAGGTCGGTCCACTCGTTGTCACGTCCGCGCACACGTGCTCCTGATAGCCAGTTCGGCTGGATTGCCCGAACGTTACCGACATCGCGCCCGATCACGTGATTGTGAAATCAAGCCCGATCTCGGCCGGCGACACATATGCCCCTCGGCAGCCGCCTGACGTCCATAGCATCGTTCCACCGGCCGCATCCATCCTCGCCGGGCTGTGCCGCGTTTTTGCCGTGGATCGACGAAGATTCCCCTTGTTTCGGCCGCGCTGATGCCACGCCGCGCGGTCTCTGTTCGCGCTTGGGACTGGGCAAGAGGAGTTTGCCATGAACATCAAAGCCAGCGGGCACGCGGCATTGATCATCGCGGCTGGATTATGGGTTGGTCTGGCCGGCCCGATGCAGATCACCGCCAGCGCGGCGGCGTCACCGGACAGCGCTCAGGCAGCCAAGGACGGCCGCGCCAGCGCTGCGAGCGCAACCCGGCCCGTCGCCAAGAAAAGCGTCAAGAAAGCCGTCAAGCATTCACGCCGTCATCGCAACAAGGCTGCCTCGGCGAAGCCGGCAAAGGCCGTCGCGAGCAAGCCCGAAACGCCGGACGCCAAGGCCGGACCGGCCGCCACAACCGCACAATTGCCCGCCGCGATCGCCGACGCCAAGGCGGAACTGCCGGCCGCCGACGCTCCCGCGGTGCCCGAACCGGCGGCCGAGCTCGTAGCCAATGAAGGTGACGTCGCGCCAACCACCCAACCGCTCGGGACGGCGCCGGCCAGTGCCGAAATCGTCCCCCCCGACCAGCTCAACGCCATCGATCTGGCGGCCAGCGACGACAAGGCCGGCCCGGTCGCCCAATCGGACAGCTCCACCGCAGAGGTCAAAGCAGCCACCGACGACAGCAGCGCCTGGAGCCAATCCTCGCTGATCGGCAAGATCTTCATCGCTTTCGGCGGGTTGCTGACGCTGGCCTCCGCAGTGCGGATGTTCGTCGCTTAGAGGTGAGCCAAGATCGCCCAGCTTGAACCCGGTGCCGGCAGCGGGCACATTGCGCGGGGTCGCGAACGGCCGCGCAGCTTGGGAATGACACATGGGCAGCTACGAATACATCATCGTCGAACGTCAGGGCGCGGTCGGCATCCTCAAACTCAACCGGCCGAAGCAGCTCAATGCGCTGTCGTTCGGCGTGTTCGGCGAGATCGCCGCGGCGATCGACGATCTCGAGGCTGACGATGCGATCGGCTGCATCCTTCTGACCGGCAGCGACAAGGCGTTCGCCGCCGGCGCCGACATCAAGGAGATGCAGCCGAAAACCTTCATCGACATGTTCAACAACGACTTCACCGGCATCGGCGGCGACCGCGTCGCCAAATGCCGCAAGCCGACGATCGCGGCGGTCGGCGGCTATGCGCTGGGCGGCGGCTGCGAATTGGCGATGATGTGCGACATCATCATTGCGGCCGACACTGCCAAATTCGGCCAGCCGGAAATCTCGCTCGGCACCATTCCGGGCATCGGCGGCACGCAGCGCCTGACCCGCGCGATCGGCAAGTCGAAGGCGATGGATCTGTGCCTGACCGGCCGGATGATGGATGCCGCCGAGGCCGAGCGCGCCGGGCTGGTCAGCCGCATCGTGCCCGCCGACAAGCTCATGGAGGAAGCCGTCGCCATCGCCGACAAGATCGCCGCAATGTCGCGGCCGGCGGCCGAGATGGCGAAAAGCGCAGTCAACCGCGCCCTCGAGACCACTTTGACGGAAGGCCTCGCGGTCGAACGCGACCTATTCCATGCCACCTTCGCGCTGGAGGATCGTGCCGAAGGGATGGCGGCCTTCATTGAGAAGCGCAAACCGCACAACAAGAACCGCTGAGACGCGCTGACCCAGTTGCTGACCGCGCGCTTCGTCGCGGTCAGTGCAGCTTATGGCAATGATCCGACGCTGCCAGCGACGGCGACCTGAGGCCGCCGACATAGCGCGGCATCGCCGCTCGCTCATGACACATCTGGATCTGCTTGGGCGGAAATGCCGGACCGCGCAGCTTGGTAACCACCCCGGCGCTGTCGCCCAAGGCGCGGCCGGTCGCAACGCAGATAAAATGCTGCTGCGAGCAGGCCAGACAGAACACCGCCTCATAGGTCAGCCGATCGCCCGACACGGGCTCGGCCAGCCATGTCTGCGTCATCAGACCGTTTTGCGGGCATCGGTAAACTAATAAAGTAGCCATGTTTGAAGCTTCGCATGCCCCGGTGGTGACGAGGTTGACGCACGTCAATCCAGCTCTGCGTTCAATTGCCGCGAAATTCGTCGTATTTCTGTCGCGTTCCGAGCGCGGCGCAATCGACATGGAGAAATCGTTAACCTCGTAATTCTACGCGGTACAAAGTTGGTTCAATGTTAGTGCTTGGGGCCCAAACACTTAGCCTGGCAAGTGGTCCGCAGGGTCTTCCAATGACGACAACCATGTCAGGCTCTGACACGCGGCGTGGCGGCGCTGATCCGTCGCGCCCATCCGGCTGGCTCGCCGGCCTGATCGCGAGCGCGATGCTGCTCGGCCTTGCGGCCAGTGAGGCGCGTGCCGTCACGCTGCGCACCGGCGGAACGGGCGCCGCGATCGGCATGCTGGAGCGACTGGGCACCGCCTTCACCGCGCGCAATCCCGACATCACCCTCGAGGTCATTCCCGGCCTCGGCAGCTCGGGCAGCATTGCCGCCGTGGTCGACGGCGCGCTGGATTTCGCGGTCGCGGGCCGCGCGCTGAAACCCGAAGAGGCGGGCAAAGCCCTGACCTCGACGCTCATGGCCCGCACCCCTTTCGGGCTGGTGAGTTCGCATCCCGCCCCCGGCAACATCGCCAGCCGTGACGTCGCGGCCTTGTTCGTCAATCCGTCCGCGACCTGGCCGGACGGCACCAGGGTTCGCGTCATTCTGCGCCCGAAAAGCGAAGCCGACACCGCCAATCTGGGCGCCGCCTTTCCGGGGATGGCGGCGGCCATCGTCGCGCTCCGGGACCGCCACGAGCTTCCCGTCGCGACCACCGATCAGGACAATGTGAGGATCGCCGCGCAGATCGAGGGTTCGCTCACCGCGGTCAGCCTGTCGCAGATGGTGACCGAGGCGCCCGATCTGCATTTCCTGTCGATCGATGGCGTCGAACCGACCCTGGAGAATCTTCGGCGCGGCGACTACCCCTTCGTCAAGAATTTCACCATCGTATTCCCGGCGCGCCGCTCCGCCGCCCTCGACCGTTTCGTCGCATTTCTGCGCTCGCCCGAGGGCGCAATGGTGCTGAACGCCAGCGGCAGCCTCGCCGTTCAGCCATGACCGACGCCGCAAATCCGTCGATCGATCTTGATGGCAGGTCCTTACGCAAGACCGTCAAGGCGGTGGCGCTGGTGGTGGCGCTGGCCATCACCCTGTTTGCGCCGGTCGGCTACGGATTGATCGGGTATCAGATCGAAAGCATGCGCGCCACGTTCCGGGCCCAGCTCAGCGCTAACCGGTTGGCACGCTACATCTATCGCAGCCCCGAGATGTGGCACTATCAGCGGGTCCGGCTGCGCGAGATCATCGAACTCGCCGAGGCGCCCTTCAAACTTGGGCGAAATCGCATCCTCGACAAGGACGGCAAGGTGATTCTCGTCGAGGGCAACAGCGCGCTCGATTCACATTTTCTGCTGACCCGAAGCTTTCCGATCGTGGTCGCGGGCGAGGCGGTCGGATCGGTCGAGTTCGACGTCCCGCTCGATCCGCTGCTGCGGCGCATCGGAATTTTCGCGCTTTTCAGCCTACTGCTCGGCGCCTGCACCTATCTCGCCGTCCGGATTTTGCCGCTGCGCGCGCTTGACCGCACCTTGCGCGACCTCGACCGGGCCAACGCCACCATCCGCGAGCGAAACGCCGAGCTGCAGACCCAGAACGACGCCCTTAACGAACGCGAGCAGGCGTTGAGGGCCACCAAGGCGAGCCTGAGACACCGCTCGGATCAGCTCGTCGAAGCGCAATTGGTCGGCAAGATCGGCGACTGGAGCTACCGGCTCGGCGATTCCCAGGTCCATTGGGCTCCGGAGATCTACGGCCTGCTCGGCTACGACCCGAGCTTCGGCTCCAGCCACGCCGCGGTGATGTCGCTCTATGTCGGCGACGGCGCGCGCCGGGTGCTGGAGGCGCAAGCCGAAGTGATCCGCACCGGCCAGGTCAGGACCGTCGACGTCAAGGGCCGGCGCGGCGACGGATCGATCATGGATTGCGCGGTGACCAGCAAGGCGATGCGCGATGCCGAGGGCCGCGTCATCGGCTTCCACGGCACCATCCAGGATATTTCCGAGCGCAAACGCGCCGAGGAGCAGCTGGAACAGCTGGCCTATTACGACCCGCTCACCGGGCTGGCCAATCGCGCCTTGTTTCATCGCCAGATCAACGACGTGCTGCAACGGCGCGGCCGCAACGACACCGAGGCGGCGCTGCTGCTGCTCGACCTCGACCGCTTCAAGGAGGTCAATGATTCGCTGGGCCACGCCGCCGGCGACGAGTTGCTGGCCAAGGCCGCGCATCTGATCTCGCGGGTGCTGGACAGCAGCCATTTCCTGTCCCGCCTCGGCGGCGACGAATTCGCCATCATCCTGACGGCCTGCGCCGACAGATCGACGGCCGAAGCCATTGCCAACGCCGTGGTCGGGGCGCTGTCGGGCGCGATCCAGCTGGAGCGCGGCGAGGTCAATGTCAGCACCAGCGTCGGCATCGCCATGATCCCGGGCGATGGCGCCAACGTCCACGATCTGCTGCGCAATGCCGATCTGGCGCTGTACCGCGCCAAGGAGGACGGCCGCGGACGCCTGCAATTCTTCGAGGCCGGCATGAGCGAGGTGGTTCAGCACAAGATCGCGTTGAGCCGCGACCTGCGCCGTGCCGTCAACGAGAACAACGGGCTGTTCGTGCACTATCAGCCCCAGGTCGAAGTTCTGACCGGGCGCGTCTGTGGCTTCGAGGCCTTGATGCGCTGGGCGCATCCGACGCGCGGCGACGTCGAGCCGTCGGAATTCATCCCGATCGCGGAAAGCTCGCATCTGATCTGCGATCTCGGCCTATGGATTCTGCGCGAGGCGGCGCGACAGGCCAAGGCCTGGATCGAGGCCGGCGAAACGCCCCGCCAGATCTCGGTCAATGTCTCGGCGGCACAGATCTGGCACACCGATTTCGTCGGCGACGTCATGCGGGTGTTGGCGGAGACCGGATTGGCGCCGCATCTGCTCTGCCTCGAATTGACCGAGAGCCTGTTGGCCGATCACGCCGAGGGACGGGTCCGGCGGGTGCTGACCGAGTTGAACCAGCTCGGGGTGACGCTGGCGCTCGATGATTTCGGCACCGACTATTCCTCGCTCGGTTATCTGACCCAATTGCCGTTCGACAAATTGAAGATCGACCGCATCTTCATGCAGGGGATCACGACTTCGGACCGCGCCCGCAAGCTGCTGCAGGGCGTCATCGCGCTGGGCCGCGGCCTCGGCATGGCGATCGTGATGGAAGGCGTCGAGAGGCCTGAAGAGATCAACATCCTTCGCGACCTCGATTGCGACATCATCCAGGGCTTCGTCTACGCCCGCCCGACCAATGCCGCCTCCGCCCTCGCCTTCGCCCGCGACTGCGAGCCCGGCCGCGCCGACCAGGCCAGGCTGCAGGCCGCCTCCGCCTGAGATTCTGAGCGGAAAAGAGACCACTCAAATCAAAGTTGATTTCGTCATTGCGAGCCGAGGACGGCGCGCAGCGCCGTCCGACAGCGACGCAATCCAGGGACATCAAGCAGGGACTGGATTGCTTCGTCGCAAGCGCTCCTCGCAATGACGACCTTGTAGGCCTCGTTTTGTTGATCGCTTTTTCCGTCAGGCTCCGAGAGGCTCGACCAAAGAACGTCTGCCGCCCCTGGATTGCTTGCCATCCGACGGCGCCGCGCGCCGGCCCGCAATGACGAGCAATTGGCCAGATCTATTGCTTTTCTGCTTTGGTCGGATTTTGACGTGGCGCGTCGGCTCTTCCGAATATTGCCGCCACACCGTCCTGACATCAACGATCAGCCCATGCTCAACCGGCAAGAGCCGCGCCGGCCAGACCCGGCCGGCGCGCGCTCGTCACGCCTTCTTGGCGTAGAGCCGGCAATAGCCACTCGGGCTGATCGAGCCCTCGACCGTGATGCAAGAACTCGGCGGTTTGAATTGACGGCAGGTCGCGCAGCTCTTGCCGCCACTGGGCGAAGTCTGGTAGCCCGCGTCGCGCTGCGACGCTTTCTTCGCCACCTGAGCCTCGACCGCCGTCGCGGCAACGCCGAACAACGCCGCCGCACCGGCGGCGTAGGCACCGCGTCGCAGCAGGCGACGCCGGCTCAACGCATCATTGCTGAGGTGTGATGGATGTTTCATTGCTGTTTTCCTCCCTTGGATTGACGATCGCGATGAATTCGACGCGCGGACATGCTGCCGCCGCCGAAGGAAGGCCGATGCCGCGGACGCACCGCCCCATCGGACCTCTTGCTGTCAGCGGCGCGCGCGATCAGGCGCCCCGCCGATTTCTTCGGCCTACCATTTGGCGTTGAGCGACAGCTGCACGAATTGCGCGTCGTAGTTCGGGTTGGTGGCCCCCATCTCGATCAAACGCGAGATCGACGTATCGCTGACATAGAGGTATGGCGACATCAGCTCCTGTTGCCAGTTCTCCACCTTGTTGCGCTCCCAGATGTAGCGGAGCTTGACATAGACCTCGCCGGCCCAGCCGAGTTTGGTGACAATCGACGGATCAACGGTATGCTTGAGCGTGGCGTCGAGCCGCTGAAAATTGGTCTTGACTGTCGGAAATCCCGAGCACGGCACGGCGCCGCAAGACGCCATCGCAAAATCGCGGTATGGCGCGAAGGTCCAATCCTCGTCGGAGAGCGAGATCGAGTAGCCGAGTTTGAGATCGAGCGAGCCCGGGATCAGTTCGACATTTCCAGCAACGATGACGGTGTTGACCGCCTCGCCGGTATGGCTGATGAAGGCGTTGGTGACCGCCGGAAACGTCGTGTTATCGACCGAGTTGTTGATAGTGCCGCTGCCGACCAGGTCGCGATCGAACTCCTCGCGCATATAGGACACCGAGATCGAGTTTCCGGGCCGGAACGTATAGGTGGTATCGAGCCCGACATTCCAAGAATTGTTCTTGCGCAGCCCGAAGAAATTCGGATCGTCGGCGTAGTCTTCGAAGCGCAACCCGCCGGTCGGCGACAAGACCAGCCCCTTCAGAATCGTATTCTCGAACGGCGTCAG from Rhodopseudomonas sp. BAL398 encodes the following:
- a CDS encoding sigma-70 family RNA polymerase sigma factor; amino-acid sequence: MRGRDNEWTDLMRAANAGDTGAYHRLLKAVAPVLRAGARRGLARAGQPIDQSEDIVQDILLAVHLKRQTWDPEAPFAPWLFAIARNKLIDALRRRGRRVFVNIDDFAETIPSEPVAETLPAGEVAKHLQALPPRQRDVLQSIAVESASIKATAARLSMSEGAVRVALHRGLSALAAKLRSA
- a CDS encoding enoyl-CoA hydratase gives rise to the protein MGSYEYIIVERQGAVGILKLNRPKQLNALSFGVFGEIAAAIDDLEADDAIGCILLTGSDKAFAAGADIKEMQPKTFIDMFNNDFTGIGGDRVAKCRKPTIAAVGGYALGGGCELAMMCDIIIAADTAKFGQPEISLGTIPGIGGTQRLTRAIGKSKAMDLCLTGRMMDAAEAERAGLVSRIVPADKLMEEAVAIADKIAAMSRPAAEMAKSAVNRALETTLTEGLAVERDLFHATFALEDRAEGMAAFIEKRKPHNKNR
- a CDS encoding PstS family phosphate ABC transporter substrate-binding protein, yielding MSGSDTRRGGADPSRPSGWLAGLIASAMLLGLAASEARAVTLRTGGTGAAIGMLERLGTAFTARNPDITLEVIPGLGSSGSIAAVVDGALDFAVAGRALKPEEAGKALTSTLMARTPFGLVSSHPAPGNIASRDVAALFVNPSATWPDGTRVRVILRPKSEADTANLGAAFPGMAAAIVALRDRHELPVATTDQDNVRIAAQIEGSLTAVSLSQMVTEAPDLHFLSIDGVEPTLENLRRGDYPFVKNFTIVFPARRSAALDRFVAFLRSPEGAMVLNASGSLAVQP
- a CDS encoding putative bifunctional diguanylate cyclase/phosphodiesterase; translation: MTDAANPSIDLDGRSLRKTVKAVALVVALAITLFAPVGYGLIGYQIESMRATFRAQLSANRLARYIYRSPEMWHYQRVRLREIIELAEAPFKLGRNRILDKDGKVILVEGNSALDSHFLLTRSFPIVVAGEAVGSVEFDVPLDPLLRRIGIFALFSLLLGACTYLAVRILPLRALDRTLRDLDRANATIRERNAELQTQNDALNEREQALRATKASLRHRSDQLVEAQLVGKIGDWSYRLGDSQVHWAPEIYGLLGYDPSFGSSHAAVMSLYVGDGARRVLEAQAEVIRTGQVRTVDVKGRRGDGSIMDCAVTSKAMRDAEGRVIGFHGTIQDISERKRAEEQLEQLAYYDPLTGLANRALFHRQINDVLQRRGRNDTEAALLLLDLDRFKEVNDSLGHAAGDELLAKAAHLISRVLDSSHFLSRLGGDEFAIILTACADRSTAEAIANAVVGALSGAIQLERGEVNVSTSVGIAMIPGDGANVHDLLRNADLALYRAKEDGRGRLQFFEAGMSEVVQHKIALSRDLRRAVNENNGLFVHYQPQVEVLTGRVCGFEALMRWAHPTRGDVEPSEFIPIAESSHLICDLGLWILREAARQAKAWIEAGETPRQISVNVSAAQIWHTDFVGDVMRVLAETGLAPHLLCLELTESLLADHAEGRVRRVLTELNQLGVTLALDDFGTDYSSLGYLTQLPFDKLKIDRIFMQGITTSDRARKLLQGVIALGRGLGMAIVMEGVERPEEINILRDLDCDIIQGFVYARPTNAASALAFARDCEPGRADQARLQAASA